Proteins co-encoded in one Ooceraea biroi isolate clonal line C1 chromosome 9, Obir_v5.4, whole genome shotgun sequence genomic window:
- the LOC105275993 gene encoding MAP kinase-activating death domain protein isoform X12, with the protein MDIQKKFLCPRLVDYLAIVGARMPAASRQPVQVPELLRRYPVEDHKDFPLPLDMVYFCQPEGCSSVGPKRTALREATSFTFTLTDKDSGKTRYGICVNFYRPTERAGLAAGGGIAMKREKYNTTFRRESWRKSMERSTDSAFSSDYRSSAVGPSDSERDCPSSRRDSDTPQVPHAPRLDIIAPSGDSESGGSHSPSPRASRRRQRVRNYSLTSLCIISHHPFFTMFRECLFVLKKIIDACNESFSPQKVGASRQTNSTSRYRDTVWSVLTGQALGDTPSIVLHDVREIETWILRLLSSPVPVPTKTRVEIEIISPNLQPPLCFALPDHTRFTLVDFPLHLPLELLGVDICLKVLTLILLENKIVLQSRDYNALSMSVMAFVTMIYPLEYMFPAIPLLPTCMSCAEQLLLAPTPFVIGIPASFLLYKKNFNMPDDIWLVDLDSNKITAPSSLCDDSLPPLPEPEGTILKNHLKQAMQLMDQVGSSAMASMTGPPLPLQDTSPRLSFQAPSRRESTASHHSTLSVASTKHRPSIDHHAHIQHTPLNSPSMSSSSSPPRRSSVSQSIGGAGSVGPRTPGQSPAPFNPFIYGNDVDSVDIATRVAMVRFFNSQNLLANFTEHTRTLRLYPRPVVAFQINSFLRSRPRKSSFLNRFARTQAVEFLAEWSLTPSNVAFLRVQTGVFDPAQIGDKPRWYATNLEPIYFPVWDSGSSLANALKAMREHESQPTDESGSDSEGAESTSSSYSSLSDFVSEMASSDLSPGYSCPQVSQPQMSLSVDPKNVYNPPSSLQYPGVEEDSPVRPESPPSTSSSHSDLSSPSFNRDSELELNPKVHEGSQSTNDKEEGGSFESDSASTITPRTILSAQSSVGQFTGISMGSLGTQSSLNDTERPATPHRTSRISRYVTPVPPTGPGLQRQPSVGNVLARASSFNTVGPLLPRQISATADHHHEVTVQLQRQASAGATVTQKSSDDKTVQRQNSGGSTTATGNGVLRQGSQGSLFEQIASQAKDLVRETTRQSSQDGLLAHMDKLKHQAKEKITEAGEDSLFAPLEQLTLQTKKAMGEATKSVQEVSKTALEASKTAAGVSKNTLDDLTYVGKSTLGDLTKSAKEVAAKKGLLKSLGESQQSPVHSPSSPNVTQPRKESVSNQLVASDTRGGVGRDFFSNISSDLNGFAAQTSSMFSDLFGSKNSSSRGSSFFPQNQKSKEKSNPILGPFPKVAAKTGLVERSSLIKHSTHKVNQEDAQRMQNAERSSTNSDNQAFLNDVVTQVLSGEGVGWLKLNRLKKLMEDENYRDLVVTKLNKGLSRKISPDDHIDDVAISKPVYKGMLKCLQAVTHGLAHTYNNFGLGGMASVFQLMEIAHTHYWSKDLSGEGGFDSSLMSQASSPFGSRENLKSPQSPNQPEFTDTTQKTELPQVHLDTPQGPPTADTGQSTTDMFLDMFTKKGKFLSKLTSFDSESGRGGETGSSEALSTDGGSIITNPAFRQAHQASFRSTVSDSEVEQGNFPRQGKQRSGSVWSSKSSLSTGFRYHGGSLVPTTALPSPESARTYLFEGLLGKERSLLWDEMQFWEDAFLDAVSQERDMMGMDQGPGEMVERYKSLSESERRRLEHEEDRLLCTLLHNLTAILVMLKVDKNELKRKVRRLLGKSHIGLIYSQELNQLLDQINNLHGNDIDLKPLTSRQMHRQSFTVHSGVDAEGELRFLEVRHDGLVLRSVNGVIVERWWYERVVNMTYSPKNKVLCLWRRSGGDTELHKYYTKKCKDVYYCIKDAMEKAAARGRGTNVGYELGGEFPVQDMRTGEGGLLQVCMEGVGLLFANSKFLVPSIDIAPRLGKQDFEILKLDK; encoded by the exons gTCCCGGAGTTATTACGCAGATATCCTGTGGAGGATCACAAGGACTTTCCTCTGCCTCTGGACATGGTGTACTTCTGCCAACCAGAAGGTTGCAGCAGCGTGGGACCAAAACGCACGGCCTTGCGAGAGGCGACATCGTTCACTTTCACCCTCACCGACAAAGATTCAG GAAAAACGCGTTACGGGATCTGCGTGAATTTTTATCGACCTACGGAAAGAGCGGGGCTTGCGGCTGGCGGGGGAATTGcgatgaagagagagaagtacAACACCACGTTTCGAAGGGAAAGCTGGAGGAAGAGCATGGAAAGAAGCACGGACTCCGCTTTTTCTAG CGACTATAGGAGCAGTGCAGTAGGTCCTAGTGATTCTGAAAGAGATTGCCCCAGCAGTAGAAGAGACTCGGACACCCCGCAGGTTCCCCATGCTCCAAGACTGGACATTATTGCACCGAGTGGAGACAGCGAGAGCGGCGGCAGTCATTCCCCATCGCCACGTGCTTCTCGAAGACGTCAA AGAGTTCGCAATTATTCTTTGACTTCGCTGTGCATCATATCGCATCATCCGTTTTTCACGATGTTTCGGGAGTGTCTTTTCGTTCTGAAGAAAATCATTGACGCGTGCAATGAAAGTTTCTCGCCGCAAAAAGTGGGAGCTTCCCGGCAAACGAACAG CACCTCTCGTTACAGAGATACAGTGTGGAGCGTTTTGACGGGCCAAGCTCTGGGAGACACGCCGTCTATCGTGCTTCATGACGTTCGTGAAATCGAAACGTGGATATTGCGTTTGCTGAGCAGCCCCGTGCCCGTCCCAACAAAAACGCGcgttgaaattgaaataatatcgcCAAACCTGCAACCCCCACTGTGTTTCGCTCTGCCGGACCATACGAGGTTCACCCTGGTCGATTTTCCTCTGCATCTTCCGTTGGAGCTACTAGGCGTCGATATATGTCTGAAAGTCCTCACGCTGATCCTCTTGGAGAATAAG ATCGTGCTTCAATCCCGCGACTACAATGCCCTGTCGATGTCCGTTATGGCATTCGTTACAATGATCTATCCATTGGAGTACATGTTTCCCGCGATACCTTTGCTACCCACGTGCATGAGTTGTGCCGAGCAGTTACTGCTTGCGCCGACGCCCTTCGTGATCGGAATACCCGCATCCTTTTTGCTATACAAGAAGAACTTCAATATGCCTGACGATATCTGGCTGGTGGACTTGGACAGCAATAAAATAACGGCGCCAAGTTCATTATGTGACGATAGTCTGCCACCGCTACCAGAACCAGAAGGCACTATCTTGAAGAATCATCTGAAGCAG GCAATGCAACTGATGGATCAAGTTGGCTCTAgt gcAATGGCAAGCATGACGGGTCCTCCATTACCATTACAAGACACCTCACCGCGCCTTTCCTTTCAAGCACCGAGTAGGAGAGAAAGCACGGCGTCGCATCATTCCACTTTAAG TGTAGCTTCAACGAAGCACAGACCGAGTATCGATCATCACGCACACATTCAACACACTCCGTTGAACTCGCCGAGCATGAGCTCGTCGTCGAGTCCGCCGCGTCGGTCATCGGTGTCTCAGTCGATCGGGGGAGCTGGATCAGTAGGACCTAGGACGCCCGGCCAGAGTCCGGCGCCCTTCAACCCTTTCATCTATGGGAATGATGTGGATTCCGTGGACATCGCTACACGGGTGGCCATGGTGCGGTTCTTCAACTCGCAGAATTTGCTAGCCAATTTCACCGAGCACACGCGCACCCTGCGGCTGTATCCCCGGCCAGTGGTGGCTTTCCAAATCAACTCATTCCTTCGTTCGCGGCCCAGAAAGAGCAGTTTCTTGAACAGATTCGCGCGTACTCAGGCGGTCGAGTTTTTGGCCGAATGGTCGCTCACGCCGAGTAACGTGGCCTTCCTCCGGGTGCAGACGGGTGTGTTCGACCCCGCGCAAATCGGCGATAAGCCACGATGGTACGCGACCAATCTCGAACCGATCTACTTCCCTGTATGGGACTCCGGCAGTTCGCTGGCAAATGCTCTGAAGGCGATGAGAGAGCATGAAAGTCAACCCACCGACGAGAGCGGCTCCGACTCCGAAGGTGCCGAGAGTACAAGTTCCTCTTATTCCTCTCTGAGCGATTTTGTTTCTGAGATGGCATCGTCGGATCTGTCACCGG GTTACAGCTGTCCACAAGTGAGCCAACCCCAAATGTCGCTTTCGGTGGATCCGAAGAATGTCTACAATCCTCCGAGTTCCTTACAATATCCAGGAGTGGAGGAGGATTCACCAGTACGACCCGAGAGCCCACCGAGTACTTCTTCTAGTCACAGTGATCTGAGTAGTCCGAGCTTTAACAGGGACTCCGAGCTCGAATTAAATCCAAAAGTTCACGAGGGTTCGCAATCTACTAAT GATAAAGAGGAGGGTGGTAGCTTTGAGTCAGACTCCGCGTCGACAATAACACCGCGCACAATCCTGAGCGCACAAAGTTCGGTAGGACAATTCACAGGGATAAGCATGGGATCTTTAGGCACTCAATCTTCGCTCAACGACACTGAACGTCCTGCCACTCCTCACAGGACTTCGCGTATCAGTAGATATGTCACTCCT GTTCCACCCACTGGACCAGGTCTACAACGTCAGCCAAGTGTCGGCAACGTCTTGGCTAGAGCCTCCAGCTTCAACACCGTCGGACCTCTTTTGCCGCGACAGATAAGCGCTACCGCCGATCATCATCACGAAGTAACGGTGCAGCTTCAGCGCCAGGCATCGGCGGGAGCAACGGTCACGCAGAAATCAAGCGACGACAAAACGGTGCAACGACAAAACAGCGGCGGTAGTACCACTGCCACCGGAAATGGTGTTCTGCGACAGGGCTCGCAAGGCTCGCTGTTCGAGCAGATCGCCAGCCAGGCAAAGGACTTGGTGCGCGAAACAACTAGGCAGAGCAGTCAAGACGGGTTGCTCGCACACATGGACAAG CTTAAGCATCAGGCGAAAGAGAAGATTACAGAGGCAGGCGAAGACAGCTTATTTGCGCCGCTAGAGCAA ttGACGCTGCAAACTAAGAAAGCGATGGGCGAAGCCACCAAGTCCGTGCAGGAGGTGTCGAAGACAGCGTTGGAGGCGAGCAAGACTGCAGCGGGCGTCAGCAAGAATACATTGGACGATCTGACGTATGTGGGCAAGAGCACATTAGGTGACCTGACGAAAAGTGCGAAGGAAGTCGCCGCGAAGAAAGGCTTACTCAAG AGTCTCGGAGAGTCGCAACAATCGCCAGTACACTCTCCATCGTCTCCCAATGTAACACAGCCGCGAAAAGAGTCGGTCAGTAATCAACTGGTCGCATCGGACACGCGGGGCGGCGTCGGCCGGGATTTCTTCAGCAATATTAGTAGTGATTTAAACGGTTTCGCTGCGCAGACTAGCAGTATGTTCAGTGATTTATTCG GTAGTAAAAATAGTTCTAGTCGAGGCAGTAGCTTCTTCCCGCAAAATCAGAAGTCGAAAGAGAAGAGCAATCCGATCCTTGGACCATTTCCTAAAG ttGCAGCGAAAACGGGATTGGTAGAGCGTTCCTCGTTGATAAAACATTCTACGCATAAAGTTAATCAGGAAGATGCGCAGAGAATGCAAAACGCGGAACGTTCTAGCACAAATAGTGACAATCAAGCCTTTTTGAACGAT GTTGTAACGCAAGTCTTGTCCGGGGAAGGTGTTGGTTGGCTCAAATTGAACAGATTGAAGAAGCTGATGGAAGACGAAAACTATCGGGATCTGGTCGTGACGAAACTGAATAAAGGTCTCAGTAGGAAGATCAGTCCGGATGATCACATTGACGATGTG GCCATATCGAAACCCGTATACAAGGGAATGCTAAAGTGCCTTCAAGCAGTGACGCATGGTCTCGcgcatacatataataattttggaCTAGGCGGAATGGCTTCTGTCTTCCAACTGATGGAAATCGCTCACACGCACTATTGGAGCAAAGATCTATCCGGGGAGGGTGGTTTCGACAGTTCTTTGATGTCACAG GCGTCCAGCCCATTCGGTAGTAGGGAAAACTTAAAATCTCCGCAATCTCCGAATCAGCCTGAGTTCACGGATACCACGCAAAAAACAG AACTGCCGCAAGTGCATTTGGACACGCCGCAAGGACCACCGACAGCAGACACGGGTCAATCGACAACGGACATGTTTCTGGATATGTTCACGAAGAAAGGGAAATTTCTAAGCAAGCTCACTTCATTTGACTCCGAG AGTGGGCGGGGTGGTGAAACGGGAAGCAGCGAAGCTTTATCCACAGACGGAGGTAGCATTATCACTAATCCTGCTTTTCGGCAAGCGCACCAAGCTTCCTTCCGAAGCACTGTGTCTGATAGCGAGGTCGAGCAAGGCAAT TTTCCCCGGCAAGGCAAGCAACGTTCCGGGAGCGTCTGGTCTAGCAAATCATCTCTGAGTACCGGATTCCGATACCACGGCGGAAGTTTAGTACCCACTACAGCGTTACCGAGTCCGGAATCCGCGAGAACATATCTTTTCGAAG GTCTATTAGGAAAGGAGAGGTCGCTCCTCTGGGACGAAATGCAATTCTGGGAGGATGCATTCTTGGATGCCGTTTCACAAGAACGTGATATGATGGGTATGGATCAAGGCCCCGGGGAAATGGTAGAAAG ATACAAGAGTTTAAGCGAAAGCGAAAGGCGGCGATTGGAGCACGAGGAAGATAGACTACTATGCACTCTCCTGCACAATCTCACTGCTATCCTGGTGATGTTAAAAGTCGACAAGAACGAACTGAAGCGAAAGGTGCGCAGGTTGCTGGGCAAGAGTCACATCGGCCTCATCTACAGTCAAGAATTGAATCAACTTCTCGACCAAATAAATAATCTC CATGGAAACGACATTGATTTGAAGCCTTTGACGTCACGACAAATGCACCGACAGTCGTTTACTGTGCATTCGGGGGTCGACGCCGAGGGTGAGCTGCGGTTCCTCGAGGTTCGCCACGACGGTCTCGTGCTGAGATCGGTAAATGGTGTAATAGTTGAACGCTGGTGGTATGAACGCGTTGTTAATATGACATATAGTCCGAAAAACAAGGTTCTATGCTTATGGAGGAGGAGCGGCGGCGATACCGAACTTCATAAATATTACACTAAGAAG TGTAAGGATGTGTACTACTGCATAAAAGACGCTATGGAGAAGGCAGCGGCTCGCGGGCGGGGCACGAACGTGGGCTACGAGCTCGGCGGCGAGTTCCCCGTGCAAGACATGCGAACGGGCGAGGGTGGGCTCCTGCAGGTTTGCATGGAAGGCGTCGGTCTCCTCTTCGCAAACAGCAAG ttTCTTGTCCCGTCCATCGACATTGCCCCGCGGCTGGGCAAACAGGATTTCGAG ATCCTAAAACTAGACAAGTAA